The Gammaproteobacteria bacterium nucleotide sequence GATGATGACCTGGGCGCCCCAGTAGGACATCTGCCCCCAGGGAAGCAGGTAGCCCATGAAGGCCTCGGCCATCAGCGCCAGATAGATCAGCATGCCGAAGATCCACACCAGTTCGCGCGGCTTCTTGTACGAGCCGTACATCAGCCCGCGGAACATGTGCAGGTAGACGACGATGAAGAACGCGGACGCGCCGGTGGAGTGCATGTACCGGATCAGCCAGCCCCAGTTCACATCACGCATGATGTACTGGACGGAACCGAAGGCCAGAGCACCGTCCGGCTTGTAGTTCATGGTCAGGAAGATACCGGTCACGATCTGGATCACCAGCACCAGCAGTGCCAGCGAACCGAAGAAGTACCAGAAGTTGAAGTTCTTCGGGGCGTAGTACTTGGAGAGATGCTCTTCCCAGGTCTTGGTCAGCGGGAAGCGCGCATCGATCCAGCCCAGCAGGGCAGTCAGAGTCTTATTCATCAGGCAGCTCCTTTAGGATCGACACCCACCTGGATGCGCATATCGGACAGATAGTTGTGCGGCGGAACCACCATGTTCAGCGGTGCCGGCACGTCCTGGAAGACGCGGGCCGCCAGATCGTACAGCGAACCATGGCAGGGGCAGAGCCAGCCGCCGAGCCAGTTCGGGCCCAGGTCCGGCGGGGCGATCTCGGGGCGGTAGGTCGGTGAACACCCGAGATGCGTACAAATACCGATAACCACGAAGTACTCAGGCTTGATGGACCGCTGGTCGTTCTGGCAGTACTTGGGTTGTTGCGGTTCTTTGGAATGCGGGTCGCGCAGGCGGGGATCATTCTTGGGCAGGTTCTCCAGCATCTGCTTGGTGCGGTTCACCACCCAGATGGGCTTGCCGCGCCAGGCTACGCGCAGCAGCTGACCCGGCTCGACCTTGGAGATATCCACCTCGACCGGGGCACCGGCCGCCTTGGCTTTGGCGCTCGGCTCCATCGAGGATACGAATGGCACCGCAAGCGCCACGACGCCAGCGCCGCCGACGACGCTAGTGGCGGCTATCAGAAACCGACGCCGGCCTTTATCTACGGCTTGCTCAGACATCATCACTCTCCCGAGAGGACTTATTATGGAGGCTGTTGATCTTTCTCAATGCGTTGTAGAGGGCGTTGTTTAAGAATGTTGCCCCAGGCGAAACCGCAAGCAGGGCCCGCCAAAAGCCCGGTAGAATCCCCTAACTTCCCATTGAGGTCAAGTTTTGCAGGGTTGTTTTTCCTGGAAGGACGTCGCGCGCGATACGACAGCCAAATACTCCCCATGTTCCCCATGCAAGGCCGTCGGCCGCTAAGCTATTGATTTACGGTTTGCGCCTTGGAGCGAAACCTTTTAGACGGGATTGGGGATCTCCACGAACTCCCAGTCCACCCCGAATTCCCCCGCCAGACGCCCTGACAACGCCTGTACGCCGTAACGTTCGGTGGCATGATGACCGGCTGCAAAGTAGTGGATTCCCGCCTCACGCGCGACATGGACGGTCTGCTCGGAAATCTCGCCGCTGACGAAGGCATCCAGCCCCAGCGCGACCGCCTGCTCGATGTACCCCTGGGCGGCGCCGGTGCACCAGCCGACGGTGCGGATCGAGGCCGGTCCACCCTCGATATGCAACGGCGTGCGGTCCAGTGCACCGGCCAGGGTCGACGCGAACCCCTCCGGGGTTACCGCGCCCGGCAAACGGCCGTGGCTGCCCACCCCTTCGGCATTGAGTGTGCCGAGCACCTCCAGCCCCAGACGCCGGGCCAGCTGGGCGTTGTTGCCCACTTCGGGATGGGCATCCAGCGGCAGATGGTAGGCAATGAGGCTGATGTCGTTGTTCAGCAAAGTGGCGAGCCGCGCCCGCTTGATGCCCCGCAGGGTCGGGTCCTCGCCGCGCCAGAAATAACCGTGATGCACCAGAACGGCGTCAGCGCCTTCCGCAAGCGCGGCGTCCAGCAGCGCCTGGCTGGCCGTCACGCCGCACACGATGCGGGCCACCCGCTCGCGCCCTTCGACCTGCAACCCGTTAGGGCAGTAATCCTGAAACCGCCACGGCTCCAGCAAGGCATCGCAATAGTCAACGATGTCCTGCAGTGCCGCCATCACGCCGCCGATCAGTTCGCCCAGCGCCGCCAGCAGCCGCTCGTTGGCCTGCGGGGTGCCGATGGTGATGCGCAGGAACTGCGCGATGCGCCCGTCACGAAAATGCCGCACGATCACCCGCCGCTCCCGCAATCCGCTCGCCAGGGCGCCCGCGTCGTGGCCGGGATGGCGGACAAACACGAAATTGGCCGCCGAGGGCAGGACCTCGAAGCCGAGCGCCTGCAGTCCCGCCGCGACCTGCGCCCGGCTGTCGATGATGGTCTGCCGGGTCCGTTCGAAATAGTCGCGGTCCTCGAAAGCGGCCACCCCGCCGGCAACGGCCAGCCTGTCGAGCGGATAGGAATTGAAGCTGTTCTTGACCCGAGCGCCAGGCCGATGCGCAGTCCGGCCAGCGAGCGGGACTTGGACAGGGTCTGCACGACCAGCAGATTGGGATAGCGTTCGATCAGCGCCACCGCGCTTTTGCCGCCGAAGTCGATATAGGCCTCGTCGACCACCACCACCGTATCGCGGTTGCGCTCGAGCAGCCATTCGATGTCGGCCAGCGGCAGCAGGCATCCCGTGGGAGCGTTGGGATTGGGAAAGATCATCCCGCCGTTGGGCTGCAGGTAGTCGGCGACGCGGATCTGGAAATCCCCGGTGAGCGGTACGGTGCGGTAGTCGATGCCGTACAAGCCGCTGTACACCGGATAAAAGCTGTAGGTGATATCCGGGAACAGCAGCGGCTCGGCATGTTGCAGCAAGCCATGAAACACATGCGCCAGCACCTCGTCCGAGCCGTTGCCGACGAAGACCTGCCCGGGACGAATGGCGTAGTAGTCGGCCACGGCCTGCTTGAGGCGCTCGGACTCGGGATCGGGGTACAGCCGCAGCGACTCGCTCACCTCGGCGCGGATGGCCTCGAGCACCCGCGGCGACGGGCCGTAGGGATTTTCATTGGTGTTGAGCTTGACGAGGTCGTCGACCTTCGGCTGTTCGCCCGGGACGTAGGGCGTCAGGCGCTGCACCACGTCGCTCCAGTAGCGGCTCATGGCTCAGTCTTGCAGACGATACGCTGCGGAAGCTGCGTGTGCGTACAGACCCTCGCCCTCGGCCAGCACGCGCGCCGTCTTGCCCAGGGTGGCGGCACCGGTCGGCGAGCAGCCGATCAGGCTGGAACGTTTCTGGAAGTCGTATACGCCCAGCGGGGAGGAAAACCGCGCGGTGCGCGAGGTGGGCAGCACGTGATTGGGGCCCGCGCAGTAATCGCCCAGCGCCTCGGCGGTGTAGCGGCCCATGAAGATCGCACCGGCGTGGCGGATGCGCCCCGCGACCGCCTCGGCGTCGGCGACCGACAGCTCCAGGTGTTCGGGCGCGACGTGATTGGCGATCTCGATGGCCTCGTCCATGTCGCGCGCCGTGATGAGCGCAGCCCGCCCTTCCAGGGAGGCACGGATGATGTCCGCGCGCGGCATGTCGGCCAGCAGGCGCTGCATGCTGGCCAGCACCCGGTCGGCAAAAGCGGCATCGGGCGTCACCAGAATGGACTGGGCGTCCTCGTCGTGCTCGGCCTGGGAGAACAGGTCCATGGCGATCCAGTCGGGGTCGGTCTGGCCGTCGCAGACCACCAGGATCTCGGAGGGACCGGCAATCATGTCGATGCCGACCGCACCGAACACCATGCGCTTGGCCGTGGCTACGTAGATGTTGCCGGGTCCGACGATCTTGTCGACCTGCGGCACCGTCTGCGTCCCGTAGGCGAGCGCCGCCACCGCCTGGGCGCCACCGACGGTGAACACACGGTCCACCCCGGCCACGGCGGCGGCGGCCAGCACGAGCTCGTTGAGCTCGCCACCGGGCGCGGGCACCACCATGATCAGTTCGGGCACCCCGGCCACCTTGGCCGGGATGGCGTTCATCAGCACCGACGAGGGATAGGCCGCCTTGCCGCCCGGCACGTACAGGCCTGCGCGGTCGAGCGGTGTCACCTGCTGCCCCAGCACCGTGCCGTCCGCCTCGGTGTAGCGCCAGGATTCCAACCGCTGGTGTTCGTGATAGGCGCGCACCCGTTCCGCCGCCCGCTCCAGGGCGCTGCGGGTCTCGCCGTCGATCGCGGCCAGCGCCTGTTCCAGGCGCGCGCGCGGCAGCTCAAGCTCCGCCATGGTATCCGCCGTCAGGTGGTCGAACCGTTCGGTGTAGTCGAGCACCGCCGCGTCGCCCTCGGCGCGAACCCGGGCGATGATTTCGTTGACCGTCTGCAGCACCGCGGCATCGGATACGCTTTCCCAGGCCAGCAGGGCGTCGAGCCGGGCGCGGAAATCGGGCGCGCCGGCATCGAGACGGCGAATATTGAGCGTGGCGTCGGTCATTGCGAAAGGCTCCGCTGCGGGTAAGGTCAGGCGCTTTCGCGGCCGCCCTTGTTGAGCAGTTCACGGCGCTGGCGTACTCCTTCGGCCAGCTCCATCAGCAGGGGTTCGGTAGCGTCCCAGCCCAGGCAGGCATCGGTGATGCTCTGGCCGTAGACCAGTTCTTCGCCGGGGGTGTTGTCCTGGCGGCCGGCGACCAGATGACTCTCGATCATCACCCCCGTAATCGCCCGCTCGCCGCTGGCCAGCTGGTCGGCGACGTCGCGCCCCACCACCACCTGGCGCTCGTACTGCTTGCGGCTGTTGGCGTGACTCAGATCGACCATGAGGCGAGGCTCGAGACCGCTGCTGACCAGCTTGGCGGTCGCCGCCTGGACGGACTTGGCGTCGTAATTCGGCTCACGTCCGCCGCGCAGAATGATGTGGCAGTCGGGATTGCCCGAGGTCGAAAAGATCGCCGAACGGCCTTCCTTGGTCACCGACAGGAAGTGATGCGGCTGCGAGGCGGAACGGATCGCGTCGATGGCGATCTGCAGCCCGCCGTCGGTACCGTTCTTGAAACCCACCGGACAGGACAGGCCGGAGGCCAGCTCGCGATGCACCTGGCTCTCCGTGGTGCGCGCCCCGATCGCGCCCCAGCTGACCAGGTCGGCCACGTACTGGGGACTGATCAGGTCCAGGTATTCGGTCGCCGCCGGCATGCCCATGTCGGCGAGGGACAGCAACAGGCCGCGCGCCTTGCGCAGGCCCTGATTGATCTGGAAGCTGCCGTCCAGGTTGGGGTCGTTGATCAGCCCCTTCCAGCCGACGGTGGTGCGTGGCTTTTCGAAGTACACGCGCATGATCACGAACAGCGAATCCGACAACTGCTCGTTCAGCGCCTTGAGACGCGCGGCGTAATCCAGCGCGGCGTCCACGTCGTGAATCGAACAGGGTCCACAGATGACCAGCAGGCGATCGTCCCGCCCATGCAGGATGTCCTGCACCGCCTTGCGGGCGCTGAATACGGTTTCCGAGGCGGCATCCGTAATCGGCAATTCCTCGTGCAACCGCACCGGCGGCGTCACCTCGAGGATGCCTTGAATGCGCAGATCGTCTGTGGCGTACCTCATGTCTTGGACGTAGTCTAATTTAAGTACTAATTTTTTGATTCTACAGCATCTTTCAACTGACTGAGAAGGTCCTTGATAACCGACGCCTTCATCTTCATGGCCGCCTTGTTCACGACCAGGCGCGAACTGATGTCGGCGATATGCTCCAGCGGCGCCAGCCCGTTCGCCCGCAGGGTATTGCCGGTGTCGACCAGGTCGACGATGCGGTCCGCCAGACCGACCAGCGGCGCCAGTTCCATCGAACCGTACAGCTTGATGATCTCGACCTGGCGGCCCTGCTCGGCATAGTAACGCCGCGTGGTGTTCACGAATTTGGTGGCGATACGCATCCGCCCGCGCGTCGCCGGCGAACCTTCCGGCCCCGCCACCATCAGCTTGCAGCGGGCGATACGCAGGTCCAGCGGCTCGTACAGCCCCTCGCCGCCGTGCTCCATCAGCACATCCTTGCCGGCAACGCCGAGGTCCGCCGCGCCGTACTGGACATAGGTCGGTACATCGGTGGCACGGATAATGACCAGTTTAACTGCTGGCAGGTTGGTGTCGAGGATCAGCTTGCGGCTGGTCTCCGGATCGTCCTGGGGCACGATGCCCGCGGCCGCCAGCAGCGGCAGGGTTTCCTTGAATATGCGCCCCTTGGACAGGGCAATGGTCAGCGTCGTGTCGCTCATAATCGGCTCAGTCCGGGACGCGGCGAATGGAGGCACCCAGGGTTGCGAGTTTTTCTTCGATACATTCGTAACCACGGTCGATGTGATAGATACGATCGACCACAGTCTCCCCTTCCGCCACCAGGCCGGCCAGGATCAGACTGGCGGAGGCACGCAGATCGGTCGCCATGACCTGCGCCCCCTTGAGCTGCTCGATACCGCGGGTAAAGGCGGTATTGCCCTCGATATGGATATCGGCCCCCATGCGGCGCATCTCCTCGGCATGCATGAAGCGGTTTTCGAACACCGTCTCCGTGATGGTCGCCGACCCTTCGGAGACGCTGTTCATGGCCGTGAACTGCGCCTGCATGTCCGTCGGGAAGGCCGGGTACGGCGCCGTACGCACACTGACCGCCCGCGGACGGTTGCCCTTCATATCCAAGGCGATGGCATCGCCTTCAATGCTGAGATTGGCGCCCGCCTCGTGAAGTTTTTGCAGCACGGAGTCCAGCAGCGAGGGATCGGCATGACGCACCCGCACCTGACCGCCGGTCATGGCCGCGGCCACCAGAAAGGTGCCGGTTTCGATACGATCCGGCAGCACGTCGTACTGGCAGCCCATCAGGTGCTCCACACCGTCGATGACGATGGTGTCCGTCCCCGCCCCTTTCACGTCCGCACCCATGGCGTTCAGGCATCTGGCCAGATCGATCACCTCGGGCTCGCGGGCGGCGTTTTCGATCACCGTACGCCCATCGGCCAGGGCCGCCGCCATCATCAGGTTTTCGGTGCCGGTCACCGATACCAGGTCCATGACGATGCGCTCGCCTTTGAGACGCTTGGCCTCGGCGATGATGTAGCCGTTCTCCACCTTGATGTCGGCCCCCATCGCCTGCAGCCCCCTGATATGCAGATCGACGGGACGCGAACCGATGGCGCAGCCGCCCGGCAGGGAAACCTCGGCCCGGCCGTAACGGGCCAGCAGCGGCCCCAGCACCAGGATGGACGCGCGCATGGTCTTGACCAGCTCATAAGGTGCGCGGAACGAATTGATGGTGCGTGGATCCACCTCGATCACCATGCGCTCGTTGACGGTGAGGGTGGTGCCCATACGCCCCAGCAATTCCATGGTGGTGGTGACGTCGTGCAAATGAGGCACGTTGCCCACCTGCATGGGGGTATCCGCCAACAAGGTGGCGGCCAGAATGGGCAATACGGCGTTTTTCGCGCCGGAGATGCGCACGTCGCCTGAAAGCGGCTTACCGCCGTGAATGATCAGCTTTTCCATCGAAATCGGGACCTGAGGGCAGAGGGCGCGCCCCCTGCCGGGGGAAAAGCGGGGATGATATAGGAAATCCGCCCCTCAGGGCACCGGCGCGACCTCAAGCAATCTGCCGCGGGATGACGGATTCCAGATCGGAGACCTCGATCATGCGCGCCAGCTGGTCGGGCAAACCGGCGAAAACCAGTTGCCGCCCCGCCCCGCGTGCTTCGCGCATCAGCGCCAGCAGCAGAGCGATGCCGGCGCTGTCGGCGCGGGTCACACCGCTGAGATCAACCTGCAGGGCGGCGTCGCCGCCCCCCTCGAACAGGCCGGCGGCGTCGAACTGCCGCCAGAACTCAGGGACGGTCTCGAAGCTCAACGCTCCCACCAGGCGGGACTGGCCGGGCCCGACCTGCTCGAGGCGGATGCTCATTTCTGGGCCGTTGCCGAACCGCCGGAATGACCGGAGTTGCCCTGTGCCGCCTTTTTGTTGAGCGCCTGAATCTCCTTGATCAGGGCCTCCAGCCCTTCCGTGGCGATCTTCTGCTGATAGGTACTGCGGTAATTGGTTACCAGACTCAGGCCGTCGATGACGATATCGTAGACCTTCCAGTCCCCGGAGCGGGTCTTGATCAGACGATAGGTCACCGGCAGATTGGGCTTGCCGCTGCCCTGGAGGATCTCGGTATCCACCTGAGCGAAACGCGGATTGCTCGACGGCCGCGACGGCAGGTAACGAATGGTCTTGCCGGAATATTCGGCCAACGAGCGGGTGTAGGTGCGCACCAGCAGGGTCTGGAACGCCGTCTGGAAATCGCTGCGCTGCTGCGGCGTCGCCGAACGCCAGTTCACGCCCAGGATCAGTTTGGACATGGCGTTGAAGTCGACCACCGGCAGGATCACCTTGTCCACCAGGCCATACAGGAACTGGGGATCGTTCTTGGCCTTGCCGGGGTTGTCGTTGAGGATCTTCAGGACCTTGTCCGCGGTCTGCTTGACCAGCGCCTGCGGTGCGCTTGCATCGCCGGCCCAGGCGCTGACCGAAACAAACGCCGCAACCAACCAGACCGCCAGACTGCGCTTGATCAAAGTCTTCATTCCGCTCTCCTTCGGCATTACTTGGACGTGAGGCTGACCAGAATCTTGCCGACGATCTGTTCCAGGATCACGGCGGACTGGGTGTACATGATCTGGCCACCGTTCTTGAGCACCGCATCCTCGGCCCCGGGCTGAATGGCGATGTACTGCTCGCCCAGCAGACCGGCCGTGTAAATGCTGGCCTGGCTGTCGGCCGGCAGGAAATTGTAGCGATCCTCGATGTTCATGGTGACCCTGGCCTTGAAGCTCTTGGGATCGAAATTCACCCCGGTCACGCGACCGATGGTCACCCCCGCCATGGTCACCGGCGCACGCACCTTGAGTCCGCCGATATTCTGGAATTCCGCCGTTACCGTGTAGCCCTTGGCATCGCCCGGGGCACTCAGGTTGCTCACCTTCATGGCCAGCATGAAGAGCGCGGCGAAGCCGGCGGCCACGAACAGGCCGACCCAGATTTCTATTTTTCGCTTCGAGTCCATAAGTCCTCGGTCATTTGTTGAACATGAGTCCGGTCAGGACGAAATCCAAGCCCAGGACGGCCAGCGAACTGTTCACTACCGTTCGCGTGGTCGCCCGGCTCACCCCCTCGGAGGTGGGAATACAGTCATAGCCCTCGAACAGCGCGATCCAGGTCACCACCACGCCGAACACCAGACTCTTTATGACGCCGTTCATGATGTCCTCGCGCAGGCTCACGTGAGCCTGCATCTGCGACCAGAACGCCCCGTCGTCGACACCCAGCAGGCCGACCCCCACATACCAGCCGCCCAGCACGCCCACCGCACTGAACATTGCCGCCAGCAACGGCATCGCCAGCACGCCGCCGAGAAAACGCGGCGCGATGACCCGTTTCATCGGATCGACCGCCATCATTTCCATCCCCGACAGCTGTTCGGTGGCCTTCATCAAGCCAATCTCGGCAGTCAGCGCCGAACCGGCCCGCCCGGCGAAGAGCAACGCCGTCACCACCGGCCCGAGTTCGCGCACCAGGGAAAGCGCCACCACCGTGCCGAGCGACTCCTCGGCATTGAAAGTCACCAGTGTATTGTAACCCTGCAGCCCCAGCACCATGCCCACGAACAGTCCGGAGACCACGATGATGACCATGGACAGGACTCCGACCGAATACAGCTCGCGCAGCACCAGGCCGGGGCGCGGCAGCAGGGCCGGCTGGCCACCCAGGGTAAACAGGAAAAACAGACCGCCCCGCCCGAGGCGTTCGAACGACCCCAGCGCCCAACTGCCCAACCGCTGCAACATATCGACCATTATTGTGTTGTCTCCAGACCGAGGTCGCGCTCCAGGCTTTGCGCGGGATAGTGATAGGGAACCGGCCCGTCGGGCAGCCCCTGCATGAACTGCCTCGCCCAGGGCGAACCGGTCGCATCCAGTTCCTGTGGCGTGCCCTGGGCGATGACGCGCCCGTCCGCGATCAGATAAATGTAATCCGAGATGGAAACCGTCTCCGGCACGTCGTGCGAGACCACAATGCTGGTCAGGTCCAGGGCGTCGTTCATCTTCTTGATCAGGCTCACGATGGTACCCATGGTGATCGGGTCGAGGCCGGTGAACGGTTCGTCGTACATGATCATCATGGGATCCAGCGCGATCGCCCGCGCCAGCGCCACCCGACGCGCCATGCCGCCGGACAGCTCGGCCGGCATCATGTCGCGTGCACCGCGCAGGCCCACCGCCTCCAGTTTGAGCAGCACCAGGTCGCTGATCATCTCCTCCGGCAGGCGGGTGTGCTCTCGCAGCGGAAAGGCCACGTTCTCGAAGACGTTCAGGTCCGTGAACAGGGCACCGGTCTGAAACAGCATGCCCATGCGTTTGCGCAACCGGTACAGCTCGCCGGTCTTCAGCCGGTGCACGTCCTGCCCATCGACCAGCACCCGGCCGCGCTCGGGGCGCAGCTGTCCGCCGATCAGCTTCAGCAACGTGGTCTTGCCGGTCCCGCTCGGCCCCATCACGGCCGTAAGCTGACCGGCACCGATTTCGAGATCGAGCCCGGCGAAGATCGGTCTTCCGTTACGGCTGAAGTGCAGGTCCTGCACCTCTATCAA carries:
- the petA gene encoding ubiquinol-cytochrome c reductase iron-sulfur subunit translates to MSEQAVDKGRRRFLIAATSVVGGAGVVALAVPFVSSMEPSAKAKAAGAPVEVDISKVEPGQLLRVAWRGKPIWVVNRTKQMLENLPKNDPRLRDPHSKEPQQPKYCQNDQRSIKPEYFVVIGICTHLGCSPTYRPEIAPPDLGPNWLGGWLCPCHGSLYDLAARVFQDVPAPLNMVVPPHNYLSDMRIQVGVDPKGAA
- a CDS encoding Nif3-like dinuclear metal center hexameric protein, which encodes MAALQDIVDYCDALLEPWRFQDYCPNGLQVEGRERVARIVCGVTASQALLDAALAEGADAVLVHHGYFWRGEDPTLRGIKRARLATLLNNDISLIAYHLPLDAHPEVGNNAQLARRLGLEVLGTLNAEGVGSHGRLPGAVTPEGFASTLAGALDRTPLHIEGGPASIRTVGWCTGAAQGYIEQAVALGLDAFVSGEISEQTVHVAREAGIHYFAAGHHATERYGVQALSGRLAGEFGVDWEFVEIPNPV
- the hisD gene encoding histidinol dehydrogenase; translated protein: MTDATLNIRRLDAGAPDFRARLDALLAWESVSDAAVLQTVNEIIARVRAEGDAAVLDYTERFDHLTADTMAELELPRARLEQALAAIDGETRSALERAAERVRAYHEHQRLESWRYTEADGTVLGQQVTPLDRAGLYVPGGKAAYPSSVLMNAIPAKVAGVPELIMVVPAPGGELNELVLAAAAVAGVDRVFTVGGAQAVAALAYGTQTVPQVDKIVGPGNIYVATAKRMVFGAVGIDMIAGPSEILVVCDGQTDPDWIAMDLFSQAEHDEDAQSILVTPDAAFADRVLASMQRLLADMPRADIIRASLEGRAALITARDMDEAIEIANHVAPEHLELSVADAEAVAGRIRHAGAIFMGRYTAEALGDYCAGPNHVLPTSRTARFSSPLGVYDFQKRSSLIGCSPTGAATLGKTARVLAEGEGLYAHAASAAYRLQD
- the aroG gene encoding 3-deoxy-7-phosphoheptulonate synthase AroG — encoded protein: MRYATDDLRIQGILEVTPPVRLHEELPITDAASETVFSARKAVQDILHGRDDRLLVICGPCSIHDVDAALDYAARLKALNEQLSDSLFVIMRVYFEKPRTTVGWKGLINDPNLDGSFQINQGLRKARGLLLSLADMGMPAATEYLDLISPQYVADLVSWGAIGARTTESQVHRELASGLSCPVGFKNGTDGGLQIAIDAIRSASQPHHFLSVTKEGRSAIFSTSGNPDCHIILRGGREPNYDAKSVQAATAKLVSSGLEPRLMVDLSHANSRKQYERQVVVGRDVADQLASGERAITGVMIESHLVAGRQDNTPGEELVYGQSITDACLGWDATEPLLMELAEGVRQRRELLNKGGRESA
- the hisG gene encoding ATP phosphoribosyltransferase; protein product: MSDTTLTIALSKGRIFKETLPLLAAAGIVPQDDPETSRKLILDTNLPAVKLVIIRATDVPTYVQYGAADLGVAGKDVLMEHGGEGLYEPLDLRIARCKLMVAGPEGSPATRGRMRIATKFVNTTRRYYAEQGRQVEIIKLYGSMELAPLVGLADRIVDLVDTGNTLRANGLAPLEHIADISSRLVVNKAAMKMKASVIKDLLSQLKDAVESKN
- the murA gene encoding UDP-N-acetylglucosamine 1-carboxyvinyltransferase, translating into MEKLIIHGGKPLSGDVRISGAKNAVLPILAATLLADTPMQVGNVPHLHDVTTTMELLGRMGTTLTVNERMVIEVDPRTINSFRAPYELVKTMRASILVLGPLLARYGRAEVSLPGGCAIGSRPVDLHIRGLQAMGADIKVENGYIIAEAKRLKGERIVMDLVSVTGTENLMMAAALADGRTVIENAAREPEVIDLARCLNAMGADVKGAGTDTIVIDGVEHLMGCQYDVLPDRIETGTFLVAAAMTGGQVRVRHADPSLLDSVLQKLHEAGANLSIEGDAIALDMKGNRPRAVSVRTAPYPAFPTDMQAQFTAMNSVSEGSATITETVFENRFMHAEEMRRMGADIHIEGNTAFTRGIEQLKGAQVMATDLRASASLILAGLVAEGETVVDRIYHIDRGYECIEEKLATLGASIRRVPD
- a CDS encoding STAS domain-containing protein — its product is MSIRLEQVGPGQSRLVGALSFETVPEFWRQFDAAGLFEGGGDAALQVDLSGVTRADSAGIALLLALMREARGAGRQLVFAGLPDQLARMIEVSDLESVIPRQIA
- a CDS encoding ABC transporter substrate-binding protein, with amino-acid sequence MKTLIKRSLAVWLVAAFVSVSAWAGDASAPQALVKQTADKVLKILNDNPGKAKNDPQFLYGLVDKVILPVVDFNAMSKLILGVNWRSATPQQRSDFQTAFQTLLVRTYTRSLAEYSGKTIRYLPSRPSSNPRFAQVDTEILQGSGKPNLPVTYRLIKTRSGDWKVYDIVIDGLSLVTNYRSTYQQKIATEGLEALIKEIQALNKKAAQGNSGHSGGSATAQK
- the mlaD gene encoding outer membrane lipid asymmetry maintenance protein MlaD produces the protein MDSKRKIEIWVGLFVAAGFAALFMLAMKVSNLSAPGDAKGYTVTAEFQNIGGLKVRAPVTMAGVTIGRVTGVNFDPKSFKARVTMNIEDRYNFLPADSQASIYTAGLLGEQYIAIQPGAEDAVLKNGGQIMYTQSAVILEQIVGKILVSLTSK
- the mlaE gene encoding lipid asymmetry maintenance ABC transporter permease subunit MlaE encodes the protein MVDMLQRLGSWALGSFERLGRGGLFFLFTLGGQPALLPRPGLVLRELYSVGVLSMVIIVVSGLFVGMVLGLQGYNTLVTFNAEESLGTVVALSLVRELGPVVTALLFAGRAGSALTAEIGLMKATEQLSGMEMMAVDPMKRVIAPRFLGGVLAMPLLAAMFSAVGVLGGWYVGVGLLGVDDGAFWSQMQAHVSLREDIMNGVIKSLVFGVVVTWIALFEGYDCIPTSEGVSRATTRTVVNSSLAVLGLDFVLTGLMFNK
- a CDS encoding ABC transporter ATP-binding protein; protein product: MSAEHRPLIEVQDLHFSRNGRPIFAGLDLEIGAGQLTAVMGPSGTGKTTLLKLIGGQLRPERGRVLVDGQDVHRLKTGELYRLRKRMGMLFQTGALFTDLNVFENVAFPLREHTRLPEEMISDLVLLKLEAVGLRGARDMMPAELSGGMARRVALARAIALDPMMIMYDEPFTGLDPITMGTIVSLIKKMNDALDLTSIVVSHDVPETVSISDYIYLIADGRVIAQGTPQELDATGSPWARQFMQGLPDGPVPYHYPAQSLERDLGLETTQ